TTCTCGTAATCATACGAGTCAATGAGGCAGATTCCCAATTCTCGTGTTCATACTGGCTAAAACCGCTCGGAAAATGAGCGTCGTGAGCGGGTAGATATCCCAAAAAGACAACAGGAAGGCGGCATTCGAGTGCAGCAGACTGTTCACTCGTGGCCAACATGGGAAACGTTAGAAATGGACGAGTAGGTTTTGCATAAGAAGGCCTGCAAGTGAAGATGATTACATGAACCATAAGATAGgcatagaaaagaaagaagggtcTGAGTTATATTGCTATCATGAGCATGTAAGTGACATTTTCATTAAAGCTTGATGCACTTCCACACAAGCACTGCTCATTTCTATATTTCAATGACGTCACAGACATATAGAGATGCAGAGACGGATTGATACTGATTGAGTAAAGGCTTAACATCGACCACGACTTTGCATGACGATGGCTAGAATCGCAACGCTTAACACGAGAAACCCCAGGCAAGTGGTTACGGTGGACGCATACCTTAGGGGAGCCGAAATGGCTGACGAAAAGAGAACCAAGCCAAGATTGGAATTGGTCTGGTCTTTCCCGATAATGTCACGAGCACGGTGGTTGGCCTGATCGAGATGGTCAAGTCCATTGGTGCGGTTCTCGTTCGGAATGTCAAACGCCCCCTAAAATGGTTCCTGGTCTTTCCTTTAAGAGCGTCCACTAATGGGGGCATCATCGGGGACGGTCAAAAAGACCAAACTCTCTCGCTGTAACGAAGAAGAAATCAACGAACCTAACGACgaccttaatttttttcccaaaaaaaaagagggtcACTTGGGTGAACATTGATAGGAGAAACGAACGATAATACCTTATAAGCCAGCTGTAAGAAAGGGACGGGTACAATGGTGTGGTCGGTGAAAGCGCGGTTTCATCAAAAGGGTAATAGTTGctcagaaaaaataaaaaaatcaaaagggtAACAGTCATGGGTCAAGAGTCAACACGGCCGATCCCATGGCATTAGAACTACTCTATCGGCAGCGAATTGGCAACGctcgtaattaattaatttattatgcgTGGAGCACATTTGACCCTACTAATTTGTGAACTTTGACcccattataatatatatgtgaGCACCAAGCTGGGCTCATTATAATATGTAAACCCCAAATTTACAACAAATAAtgctcaaaattcaaaattcatccCCAGTTGTGTTGACCAACAAATGAAGAGAAAACACAGGAACTAAATTCGCTTGAAATGCTGCTCGCTATTACTTGGCCGgcctaaagtttttttttttttttgaagcagCTTTTACATATTTTGGGATATACACCATCCATGACATAATTGTGAATCTGACATGGGTATAGTCAACATCACATTAGAAAgtaaatgttttaaattctCTTAAATGGTTTCAACCATCCTCCTAAGCGATCATACAATAAATGATGTTAGGTGGAAAACCTTTTAGAGTAAAAGACAATGAATATCTAGAATTGAGTTATGTTAAAATATCACATATTGCTTGTCTATGAGGTTTATATATTCTTTGCACATGATCATTTACCTGTAGGCTTAAGCTTTTTGGACCGAAACTTTTAATGTGGTATCCAAGCCAGGTTTTGCTTCAATTTATTTTGCGTGTGCTACCCATGTTTGTTAAAATTCTATGTGCTATTCTTAATCACTCGCACGTCAGAGGGAGTGTTAAAGTATATCAAATCGCTTGTTTATAGGTTTATATAGAATTATGAAGGTGTTGCATTAAAATAGGTACATAGCAATCATGTCACAGTCAATGAAGCAAGTTAACGATTGAGAAACAGGGCTATTTTGTCCATTGAAGAAACACaaaactttccttttcttctagcAAGGAAAATCGCTCTTTTAAAGAGGGATTTAACTATTTCTTCCGTGTACAAAGTGCAGAAGTTAGATGATATGCTATGGTGACTTACTACAGAGGCATGGTTGAAACTTTTAAAGCAAGACTTTGACCACACGTAACACCGAGCGCAAAATATTTGACTATTGGAACACAAGTCAGGCGGCATATTTTAAATTGCCAATTGTCTTTAGAGGCCTCAACTTCCATTCGCGGAGCTGTCTACAGCTACGGTCGGTGGGGTTCTGTAAtctctccgtttttttttttttttttcatttttctttgctcGTCATCAATAATTTCTCCATTTATAAGCACGTTTCCACACAAATATCAAACCTCTTCACTTGTcgaatgctctctctctctctctctctctctctctctctctcgctgtgGAAAGTCGTCGGAGTCTCTCAAGACGCAGCAGTCTTTTTAACTATAGCCTTTTGCTCTTGTTCAGACACAAATAAGCTTCTATTTTCTAAGTGAATGGTGCTACAGCTGATAAAATCTGGAACTCAAAGATGGAGAAAAGCACGAGCAACGATCAGCCCATGAGACCCGAGCGCAAAACCGTGGAGAAAAACCGAAGGATCCGCATGAAAATCCTCTGCTCCAAGCTTGCTTCCCTCATTCCTCAACACCATATCACCACTTctaaggtctctctctctctctctctctctctctctctctctctctctctctctctcgctcgctctctctctctctctctgtgggttTACTAGAAGCGATCAAGTAAAGCGCCTAACTTTCTTTCCGAGCTTGACCTGTTAGATAAGGCCgtaatttcctttctttattggcttctTAACAAcaagttcttgaaaataatCTGTCATTTGAAACCaaaagttttcttgaaaatggatggaattgatctatcaaaattttattgtgtataattagaaaaatatgtaCATAAATCTGGGTCTGTATCAACTTCAGCAATCAAGAAAGAGTGAAATTTCCTtaatttccctctttttttgggtttcagGAATTGTTGTCGCAGCAAGATCAGCTGGATCAAGCTGCATCATACATAAAGcagttaaaagaaaatattgatggGTTGAAACTGAGAAAAGAACAAGCAGTACTGCAGTCCGAAGGAATGGACACAAGCTGCTCTTTGACTTCATCAGATGATCAGGAGAATAAACTAGGGTTTGTGCTCCCGGTGTTTGAACTAAGAGACCATGGATTAGGTTTGGAAGTGATCTTGATCagtgggaggaggaggaatttcaTGCTATATGAAGTGATCAGCATTCTCGAGGAAGAAGGAGCTGAGGTTGTCAGTGCCAGCTTTTCTGTTATTGGCGACAAGATCTTTCACACGCTCCATGCTCAGGTAACTCATTATCTCTAATTATTTCATCTAGGATTTCATAATTTTGGTTTAGTTGAAAAAAGATGATATAATCGTGATGTTATCCTCACTTTATGAAAGAATGAAACTAGAGTTCCATAAGTACATGCGTCTTGGAGCAGCCAAGCTCTGGAGGAAATTTAAATTAGAGAGACGGTGATGTATTAACTGATTTTGGCAAGTCAAAAGTTGTTAAATACCACATGAAAAGTTAGTCTTTTTAGGATATGGCTAACTACATGTACTTTAAAGCGTAACTAGGTACGGGAGTCTACTTTTAAGAGGTTTATATAACTACTACAGACTTTCCTGCACTTTGTTCTTGGTGTGTTGACATTTAGGATGGCAATTTCCGTTGctaacttttattttcttttgttcctctcttAAGTTCTTCGTGGTAAGCGTTTCATCCACCGCATGATTAGATGTGTAGCTCTCATTTTATAGTTTGTGATGGAATTGCAGGTGAGACTATGCAGAGTTGGAGTAGAGACCGCAAGGGTATACAAGAGATTGAAAGAATTGATCCACCGATTCTCTCTCTAGAGATCGATCTTCTAATGTAGCAACAACAAAACGTACGAGAAAAGACATGAATTTTTGCTCGAAAAATGGTAATCAGCCGATGCAGATTGGAGATAGAACGAATTCATAGTTGATGTATGTTTTTATGTCTATTGCAAAACTAAAATAGCCACAACTAGTGGGTTATATAGTTACTAGTAGCAAATACAGAAGAAGTTATCTTAGTAACGTAAAAGGCCTATAGAGAGTGATATGTGTAAAGGGCTTACTTACGGTTATTACGTGCCGTGTTTGTCTACccatacatatgtatgtatgtatataccAGTTTTGAAGCAATCTTGGATCTCTAAACTATCCTTTGTGTACTTCTTCTTAGGAAATTACAATTTACGTCTTGTTGATTCACTTCGAGATATAAATTGATCTTTTGTGTAAGATGTAGCTTTGGCAACATCTAACTCTATTGGAAAACCCTAAGGTAGTTAACTGAAATCACAAGAATTATGGTTTTGTATCAAGGTCATGGTTG
The sequence above is drawn from the Eucalyptus grandis isolate ANBG69807.140 chromosome 11, ASM1654582v1, whole genome shotgun sequence genome and encodes:
- the LOC104426274 gene encoding transcription factor bHLH162, which encodes MEKSTSNDQPMRPERKTVEKNRRIRMKILCSKLASLIPQHHITTSKELLSQQDQLDQAASYIKQLKENIDGLKLRKEQAVLQSEGMDTSCSLTSSDDQENKLGFVLPVFELRDHGLGLEVILISGRRRNFMLYEVISILEEEGAEVVSASFSVIGDKIFHTLHAQVRLCRVGVETARVYKRLKELIHRFSL